The Fusarium oxysporum Fo47 chromosome II, complete sequence genome includes a region encoding these proteins:
- a CDS encoding aminopeptidase I zinc metalloprotease-domain-containing protein: protein MTQVTPAMLSARASSLSLRQQALSSSAALNNNATAPQKTEPKQSSKNFIISDMKGRDTKDNRVCASCITKLAPDEVGQVNWHLEAGQACKLCQVEKMEPECFTKPFCDFLRENPTIFHTVDYFENKLKALGYEQLSPRDNWSGKIQPGGKYWVTRNGSSLIAFKVGKAYKPGDGVAMIGGHIDALAAKLKPVSTKPVKAGYIQLGAAPYAGALNATWWDRDLSIGGRVILDDKETGKKTVKLVKLDWPIARIPTLAPHFGVGMMGNNNAETQAVPIIGLESSQRASTEALGPAGSFVNTQPPRLVELIAKELNIQSYSSIVNWELELYDSQPAQTGGLDREFIFAGRIDDKLCSWAALTALLASSENSEEGGIKLVALFDDEEIGSLLRQGARGNFLPSVVERTVESLSPDVYGPGLQGQTWSASFLASADVTHAGNPNFLEKYLPEHVPELNVGVAITYDSNAHMTTDSVSAAIMERAGELGGCRTQRFQIRSDSRSGGTIGPALSSMIGVRAADVGLPQLSMHSIRATTGALDPGLGVKFFKSFLDNWEKIDAEWH from the coding sequence ATGACTCAGGTTACGCCTGCAATGCTGAGCGCCCGCGCTTCGTCACTATCGTTACGACAACAAGCGCTATCGTCGTCAGCTGCGCTCAACAACAATGCGACTGCGCCCCAAAAGACCGAACCGAAGCAAAGTTCCAAGAACTTCATCATTTCAGATATGAAGGGCCGCGATACGAAGGACAACCGTGTATGCGCATCTTGTATTACCAAGCTTGCGCCTGATGAAGTCGGCCAGGTCAACTGGCACCTTGAGGCCGGCCAGGCCTGTAAACTGTGCCaggttgagaagatggagCCTGAGTGTTTTACCAAGCCTTTCTGCGACTTTCTTCGGGAGAACCCTACGATTTTTCACACCGTCGATTACTTTGAGAACAAGCTGAAGGCGCTTGGATATGAGCAACTCTCTCCCCGCGATAACTGGTCGGGCAAGATTCAGCCTGGTGGAAAGTACTGGGTCACTCGGAATGGGAGCTCTCTGATCGCTTTTAAAGTTGGTAAAGCGTATAAGCCTGGAGATGGTGTTGCTATGATCGGTGGTCACATTGACGCTCTCGCCGCGAAGCTCAAGCCCGTTAGCACAAAGCCTGTCAAGGCCGGATACATTCAGTTGGGAGCAGCACCATATGCTGGAGCCCTCAATGCAACCTGGTGGGACCGGGATCTCAGCATTGGTGGACGAGTTATCCTCGATGATAAAGAAACCGGGAAGAAGACTGTAAAGCTGGTGAAGCTAGACTGGCCCATCGCCCGAATCCCCACTCTTGCGCCTCATTTCGGAGTTGGTATGATGGGAAACAACAACGCCGAGACTCAAGCCGTTCCTATTATCGGCCTAGAGAGTTCACAGCGTGCGTCTACCGAGGCTCTTGGACCCGCCGGCTCTTTCGTCAACACGCAGCCCCCACGACTGGTCGAACTCATTGCCAAGGAACTCAACATCCAATCTTATAGTTCAATTGTCAACTGGGAACTCGAGCTTTATGACTCTCAGCCCGCTCAGACCGGTGGCCTGGATCGGGAATTCATCTTCGCGGGTCGCATTGATGATAAGTTGTGTTCTTGGGCAGCCCTTACAGCTCTCTTAGCATCTTCAGAAAACAGTGAAGAGGGAGGAATCAAGCTCGTCGCTCTATTTGACGACGAAGAAATCGGTAGCTTGCTGAGGCAGGGTGCCCGTGGAAACTTTCTTCCCTCTGTGGTTGAAAGAACTGTCGAGAGTCTTAGTCCAGATGTATATGGACCAGGACTTCAAGGGCAAACATGGTCTGCAAGCTTCCTCGCGTCTGCCGATGTCACACATGCTGGAAATCCCAACTTCCTTGAGAAATATCTTCCTGAGCATGTGCCGGAGCTCAATGTTGGTGTAGCTATCACCTACGACTCCAACGCCCATATGACCACGGATAGTGTCTCCGCTGCTATTATGGAGCGGGCCGGTGAGCTTGGTGGATGCCGAACACAGAGATTCCAAATTCGAAGTGACTCTCGAAGCGGTGGAACCATTGGCCCGGCACTGTCTAGCATGATTGGTGTCCGAGCTGCAGATGTTGGTCTTCCACAACTTAGCATGCACTCCATCCGCGCCACTACTGGTGCATTGGATCCCGGCCTGGGtgtcaagttcttcaagagtTTCCTTGACAACTGGGAGAAGATTGACGCTGAGTGGCACTAG
- a CDS encoding uncharacterized protein (expressed protein): MRCMDLAEQDQEVQQGLGVPYQVEDLRRFWRELSRDWNAFTSNEDNRHMPAITLTDARVQVGYLKYDHPQSLHYPDAPGAARKHLASVYMSISTATRDQMFTTIWKGGDRKFISPSHAELNGGTIARCINTVIQRVDSNTKERTKAYNIRLIINTARRGVMCFAQTGTGRGAYLPPDTERPALLETAFVRDRARQMVSNSGAGPVP; the protein is encoded by the coding sequence ATGCGGTGTATGGATCTCGCtgaacaagaccaagaggTCCAGCAAGGACTTGGAGTTCCTTACCAAGTCGAAGACTTGCGGCGTTTCTGGAGAGAATTATCCCGTGATTGGAATGCGTTCACTAGCAACGAAGATAACAGGCACATGCCGGCAATCACCCTCACTGATGCCAGAGTTCAAGTTGGCTACTTGAAGTATGACCACCCGCAGAGCCTCCATTACCCTGATGCGCCCGGCGCTGCCCGAAAGCACCTAGCCTCGGTCTACATGAGTATCTCAACCGCAACCCGAGATCAAATGTTCACGACTATATGGAAAGGTGGAGACAGAAAGTTCATCAGCCCTTCACATGCAGAGCTGAACGGTGGAACAATCGCAAGGTGCATCAATACTGTCATTCAGCGGGTAGATAGCAATACTAAAGAACGTACCAAAGCTTACAACATCagactcatcatcaacaccgcTCGTCGTGGAGTGATGTGTTTCGCTCAGACCGGTACGGGCCGCGGGGCATACCTCCCTCCGGATACCGAACGACCAGCCCTCCTCGAAACTGCATTTGTTAGAGATCGTGCCAGACAGATGGTCAGCAATTCAGGAGCTGGGCCCGTACCTTGA
- a CDS encoding ankyrin repeat-containing domain protein, which translates to MPSLDRLPNEVLCNIAGFLVKKYDIASLSRANRHCYDIASPILWKREARSDRPGAIHWAVEHGDINVLRRALEAGVDASRVAFTHRPKPRIDRAHKWYNYHSNYYDDPVWRVHDDDHSVDLDASYVLHDMCDCFESGCDDGIFSDCRWEPIHVAASKGRIDMIEILLDAGAPIDAPSWGVCLCRPHLPMEAFTESPAVDEGELEDLHGGNWTPLHVAICHNQYETAKFLLKRGASPVIYQGVDFELEPLAWRQDDTPVDSSRFKLTALHHAAKENMMDLVEFLIDEKYQEDIDVEGPFMGTPLFQAIWYGHWDTVVPYLLQHGADLDKRLIETGLTPLMMACFSRRFDDAARLVDLGSNVTTLSVHQFSILHLILGPRHLRPEDFFDPLGSPPKQSSKVSEAEIIQKFITKGFDVDARETLLGMTPLMVASASCNTDAMQALLEGGANVNAVDNEGLSALARVGETAEGSAILGLYDSAKMLLDAGATLEDSRDEITPLNIICTRQCEPYFNREWDNQHATLAKLLIEHGADPNEKGVATSRPFTEAIIHGNLNIARAIIENGGRPEKGDLERLLSIFVHESYDDGKTDFILHIDYAKYGISGPSEGFLVDLLKTALNNQLWTRAADLMRSVSTPSVFRKGLIYRCLEKPSPIADEPSSLIQVLLDRGQDPNELFEGEPPLYYSFKSGSCWRTTPVLVNGGADIHMPTNAMPDGALMYTITHGYQPQTCQLLAKHPHALRGKPERLHRECWSSLIHWEPHPSRVLVGRSDDRVPQLNWTFTSRLISAGLRTDVTTLDDEDVKELVEQAIPKTEVLKVEGRKVLEALDIAYVEPSVSDMLNATIGMDVEGEDAEEEEEGEDFEYGSVSDEIDDHSDYYDVDSDGVPFELFPPYMGGGDGDEDEEDENDQGEQDGEDGWGEGNSSDFDDYDDGAPMPIPAPLLFGFLM; encoded by the coding sequence ATGCCTTCGCTGGACAGGCTGCCAAACGAGGTCCTCTGTAATATCGCCGGGTTCTTGGTCAAGAAATATGATATAGCTAGCTTATCACGAGCCAACCGACACTGCTACGATATCGCCAGCCCGATTCTCTGGAAACGCGAAGCTCGATCGGATAGACCGGGTGCCATACATTGGGCTGTCGAACATGGAGACATCAATGTCTTGCGCCGTGCTCTCGAAGCTGGCGTTGACGCTTCACGGGTAGCCTTCACCCACCGACCCAAACCACGCATCGACCGTGCGCATAAGTGGTACAACTACCATTCGAATTACTACGACGACCCTGTGTGGAGGGTTCACGATGATGACCACTCAGTTGATTTGGACGCATCATATGTGTTACACGACATGTGCGATTGCTTCGAAAGCGGTTGCGACGACGGCATATTCAGCGATTGCAGATGGGAGCCTATACACGTTGCTGCGAGTAAGGGACGGATCGATATGATTGAGATTCTCCTCGATGCGGGTGCTCCTATTGATGCCCCTTCATGGGGCGTGTGCTTGTGTCGTCCACATCTGCCCATGGAAGCTTTCACCGAGTCTCcagctgttgatgaaggagagcTCGAAGATTTACATGGGGGGAACTGGACACCTTTACATGTCGCCATATGCCATAATCAGTACGAAACGGCAAAGTTTCTGTTGAAACGTGGAGCGTCGCCGGTCATCTATCAGGGAGTAGACTTTGAGCTGGAACCGCTCGCATGGCGACAGGACGACACCCCTGTGGACTCGAGCAGATTCAAACTCACCGCACTACATCACGCTGCGAAAGAGAACATGATGGATCTCGTTGAGTTTCTCATTGACGAAAAGTACCAAGAAGACATCGATGTTGAAGGTCCGTTTATGGGAACACCACTGTTCCAAGCAATATGGTATGGACATTGGGACACTGTAGTCCCATATCTCCTCCAACATGGCGCCGATCTTGATAAGAGGCTCATTGAGACGGGGCTGACACCCCTCATGATGGCATGTTTCTCACGTCGCTTCGATGACGCCGCAAGACTCGTTGATCTGGGTTCAAATGTCACGACATTATCTGTACACCAATTCAGTATCCTTCACCTGATTCTCGGACCTCGTCACCTCCGGCCAGAAGACTTTTTTGACCCCCTCGGATCTCCTCCGAAGCAATCTAGCAAGGTCTCCGAGGCCGAAATCATTCAGAAGTTCATTACTAAGGGTTTCGATGTCGATGCACGGGAAACTCTTCTTGGAATGACACCTTTGATGGTGGCGAGCGCGAGCTGTAACACAGATGCAATGCAAGCATTGCTCGAAGGTGGTGCCAATGTCAACGCGGTAGACAATGAAGGTCTGTCTGCGCTTGCGAGGGTCGGTGAGACTGCCGAAGGCTCTGCTATTCTGGGTTTGTACGACTCTGCCAAGATGCTGCTGGATGCAGGAGCAACATTGGAAGATTCGAGAGACGAGATCACTCCACTCAACATTATCTGCACACGGCAATGTGAACCCTACTTCAACCGTGAATGGGATAATCAGCACGCCACTCTAGCTAAGCTTCTCATTGAGCATGGTGCTGACCCAAACGAAAAGGGTGTTGCTACCAGCCGTCCATTCACAGAGGCCATCATTCATGGAAACTTGAATATCGCTAGAGCGATCATTGAGAACGGGGGGCGGCCAGAAAAGGGCGATCTGGAAAGGCTTCTCTCAATATTCGTTCACGAATCGtatgatgatggaaagacGGATTTCATTCTGCACATCGATTACGCCAAGTACGGCATCTCAGGTCCCTCCGAGGGCTTCTTGGTGGATCTTCTCAAAACGGCTCTGAACAATCAACTCTGGACACGAGCCGCCGACCTGATGAGGTCGGTATCAACCCCGAGCGTGTTCCGTAAGGGGTTAATCTACCGGTGCTTGGAGAAGCCTTCTCCGATTGCCGACGAGCCATCAAGCCTGATTCAAGTGCTTCTTGATCGCGGCCAGGACCCGAATGAGCTGTTCGAGGGCGAGCCACCGTTGTATTATAGTTTCAAATCTGGGTCTTGTTGGCGGACAACACCTGTTCTTGTAAATGGGGGTGCTGACATCCATATGCCTACAAACGCCATGCCTGACGGTGCTCTCATGTATACCATAACTCATGGTTATCAGCCACAGACATGTCAACTTCTCGCCAAACATCCGCACGCGTTGCGCGGCAAACCAGAGAGGCTACATCGAGAATGCTGGTCATCTCTTATACACTGGGAGCCCCATCCAAGCAGGGTTCTAGTCGGAAGATCAGATGATCGTGTACCGCAACTCAACTGGACATTTACCAGCCGGTTGATTTCAGCTGGTCTCCGAACTGATGTCACAAcgcttgatgatgaagatgtcaaAGAACTCGTGGAGCAAGCGATTCCGAAAACCGAGGTCCTAAAAGTCGAGGGGCGAAAGGTCCTGGAGGCCCTCGACATAGCCTATGTGGAACCCTCGGTGTCGGATATGCTCAATGCTACTATTGGAATGGATGTTGAGGGCGAGgatgctgaagaggaagaggaagggGAAGACTTCGAATATGGCTCTGTCAGTGACGAGATTGACGATCATTCAGATTACTATGACGTCGATAGCGATGGAGTTCCATTCGAGCTTTTCCCTCCCTACATGGGCGGAGGGGATGgggatgaagacgaagaagatgaaaaTGATCAAGGGGAGCAAGATGGGGAAGACGGATGGGGTGAGGGAAACTCGAGTGATTTTGATGACTATGATGATGGAGCTCCCATGCCGATACCAGCCCCTCTGTTGTTTGGGTTTCTGATGTAA